The following coding sequences lie in one Onychomys torridus chromosome X, mOncTor1.1, whole genome shotgun sequence genomic window:
- the Rtl3 gene encoding retrotransposon Gag-like protein 3 isoform X1, whose product MVEDLAASYVALKLENEVLQAQVKRLMEENAALQAQIPELQKSGAAKEDEPLRKSSEAQEPPESPELLGPPAARSSQKPWEPPATTESGGTPEIKQPRGPSAIREPRESSAIREFMGHPEIKESQKSPETKESGGPSAITEFRGSPEVKEPHLSPKFKEYWEPQEPPEVKEYWDPPEPPDSTLSAWKSPAAKEPQETQKALESPATQKPQASPRGYDFPAVWETGPTDIQGTPAIKELQNSQLHNPTNDEESQKVPEYQETSSQLEPLEHPTTRESLEPRVPQEPLDPSDAEEFLELSVPEESLEGLIVVGTGTASAVPQAHSRLEAAALPLEYPLPFHGDSQKLAEFLIQLNSYLRTRGHLYLTEAALVSFIGSFIGEAGRSFQPLADIQNPLLEQFGRFIRGLQDVFDNPESMEVANQGLLQLRQEEGLVHRSATRFHLIAQELNLDESTFCIPFQEELASSIQNELSCTSPATSLSDVIIQCVTLEEKTDGKADSDSSSSEEENESESPPTENQALRATSNRPHLSEAERARRREGHLCLYCGHPGHFARDCPVKPHRAQQAGNMEARR is encoded by the exons ATGGTAGAGGACTTAGCAGCTTCCTATGTTGCTCTGAAATTGGAGAATGAAGTTCTGCAGGCTCAAGTGAAGAGGCTTATGGAAGAAAATGCTGCCCTCCAGGCCCAGATACCAGAGCTCCAGAAATCCGGAGCAGCCAAAGAGGATGAACCACTCCGAAAGTCCTCAGAGGCCCAAGAGCCCCCAGAGTCCCCAGAGCTACTGGGACCTCCAGCAGCCAGGTCCTCACAAAAGCCCTGGGAACCCCCAGCGACCACAGAGTCCGGGGGAACTCCAGAGATCAAGCAGCCCAGGGGACCCTCAGCCATTAGAGAGCCCAGAGAGTCCTCAGCCATCAGAGAGTTCATGGGACACCCAGAGATCAAGGAGTCCCAGAAGTCCCCAGAGACCAAGGAGTCTGGGGGACCCTCAGCCATCACAGAGTTCAGGGGATCCCCAGAGGTCAAGGAGCCCCATTTATCCCCAAAGTTCAAGGAGTATTGGGAACCCCAGGAGCCTCCAGAGGTCAAGGAGTACTGGGACCCTCCAGAGCCCCCAGACTCCACA ctctctgcctggaagtctccAGCAGCCAAGGAACCCCAGGAGACCCAGAAGGCTCTGGAGTCCCCAGCAACCCAGAAGCCCCAGGCATCCCCAAGGGGTTATGATTTCCCAGCAGTCTGGGAGACAGGGCCCACAGACATCCAGGGTACCCCAGCCATCAAGGAGCTCCAGAATTCACAGCTCCACAACCCTACAAATGATGAGGAGTCTCAGAAGGTTCCAGAATACCAGGAGACCTCGTCACAGCTGGAGCCCCTTGAGCATCCAACTACCCGGGAGTCTCTGGAGCCTCGGGTGCCCCAGGAGCCCCTGGACCCCTCAGATGCCGAGGAGTTCCTAGAACTCTCAGTACCTGAGGAGTCCCTAGAGGGCCTCATAGTTGTGGGAACAGGAACAGCTTCTGCAGTTCCACAGGCCCACAGCAGATTAGAGGCGGCAGCTTTGCCCCTAGAGTACCCTCTGCCCTTCCATGGGGATTCTCAGAAACTCGCTGAGTTTTTAATTCAGTTGAACAGTTACCTGAGAACCAGAGGGCACCTGTATCTCACTGAAGCAGCTCTGGTAAGCTTTATTGGCAGCTTCATAGGTGAGGCAGGAAGGTCGTTCCAGCCCTTAGCAGATATCCAAAACCCCCTGCTGGAACAATTTGGAAGGTTCATTCGAGGGCTCCAAGATGTCTTTGACAACCCAGAAAGTATGGAAGTAGCTAACCAAGGCCTTCTCCAGCTGCGCCAAGAGGAAGGCCTTGTCCACAGATCTGCAACCCGCTTCCATCTCATTGCTCAAGAGCTAAATTTGGATGAAAGCACATTCTGCATCCCATTTCAAGAAGAGCTTGCCAGTTCTATTCAAAATGAACTGTCTTGCACAAGTCCAGCCACCAGCCTATCTGATGTGATCATTCAGTGTGTCACTCTAGAAGAGAAGACAGATGGTAAGGCTGATTCCGATTCTTCGTCCTCTGAAGAGGAAAATGAGTCTGAGAGTCCACCAACTGAAAATCAGGCTCTTCGAGCTACAAGTAATCGACCCCATCTCAGTGAGGCTGAACGGGCCCGACGCCGCGAAGGCCACTTGTGCCTCTACTGTGGCCATCCTGGTCATTTTGCCAGAGACTGCCCTGTCAAGCCTCATCGTGCCCAGCAGGCGGGAAACATGGAGGCCCGGCGGTAA
- the Rtl3 gene encoding retrotransposon Gag-like protein 3 isoform X2: MVEDLAASYVALKLENEVLQAQVKRLMEENAALQAQIPELQKSGAAKEDEPLRKSSEAQEPPESPELLGPPAYWEPQEPPEAKEAHSPPELQELSAWKSPAAKEPQETQKALESPATQKPQASPRGYDFPAVWETGPTDIQGTPAIKELQNSQLHNPTNDEESQKVPEYQETSSQLEPLEHPTTRESLEPRVPQEPLDPSDAEEFLELSVPEESLEGLIVVGTGTASAVPQAHSRLEAAALPLEYPLPFHGDSQKLAEFLIQLNSYLRTRGHLYLTEAALVSFIGSFIGEAGRSFQPLADIQNPLLEQFGRFIRGLQDVFDNPESMEVANQGLLQLRQEEGLVHRSATRFHLIAQELNLDESTFCIPFQEELASSIQNELSCTSPATSLSDVIIQCVTLEEKTDGKADSDSSSSEEENESESPPTENQALRATSNRPHLSEAERARRREGHLCLYCGHPGHFARDCPVKPHRAQQAGNMEARR, encoded by the exons ATGGTAGAGGACTTAGCAGCTTCCTATGTTGCTCTGAAATTGGAGAATGAAGTTCTGCAGGCTCAAGTGAAGAGGCTTATGGAAGAAAATGCTGCCCTCCAGGCCCAGATACCAGAGCTCCAGAAATCCGGAGCAGCCAAAGAGGATGAACCACTCCGAAAGTCCTCAGAGGCCCAAGAGCCCCCAGAGTCCCCAGAGCTACTGGGACCTCCAGCA TATTGGGAACCCCAGGAGCCTCCAGAG GCCAAGGAGGCCCACAGTCCCCCAGAGCTCCAGGagctctctgcctggaagtctccAGCAGCCAAGGAACCCCAGGAGACCCAGAAGGCTCTGGAGTCCCCAGCAACCCAGAAGCCCCAGGCATCCCCAAGGGGTTATGATTTCCCAGCAGTCTGGGAGACAGGGCCCACAGACATCCAGGGTACCCCAGCCATCAAGGAGCTCCAGAATTCACAGCTCCACAACCCTACAAATGATGAGGAGTCTCAGAAGGTTCCAGAATACCAGGAGACCTCGTCACAGCTGGAGCCCCTTGAGCATCCAACTACCCGGGAGTCTCTGGAGCCTCGGGTGCCCCAGGAGCCCCTGGACCCCTCAGATGCCGAGGAGTTCCTAGAACTCTCAGTACCTGAGGAGTCCCTAGAGGGCCTCATAGTTGTGGGAACAGGAACAGCTTCTGCAGTTCCACAGGCCCACAGCAGATTAGAGGCGGCAGCTTTGCCCCTAGAGTACCCTCTGCCCTTCCATGGGGATTCTCAGAAACTCGCTGAGTTTTTAATTCAGTTGAACAGTTACCTGAGAACCAGAGGGCACCTGTATCTCACTGAAGCAGCTCTGGTAAGCTTTATTGGCAGCTTCATAGGTGAGGCAGGAAGGTCGTTCCAGCCCTTAGCAGATATCCAAAACCCCCTGCTGGAACAATTTGGAAGGTTCATTCGAGGGCTCCAAGATGTCTTTGACAACCCAGAAAGTATGGAAGTAGCTAACCAAGGCCTTCTCCAGCTGCGCCAAGAGGAAGGCCTTGTCCACAGATCTGCAACCCGCTTCCATCTCATTGCTCAAGAGCTAAATTTGGATGAAAGCACATTCTGCATCCCATTTCAAGAAGAGCTTGCCAGTTCTATTCAAAATGAACTGTCTTGCACAAGTCCAGCCACCAGCCTATCTGATGTGATCATTCAGTGTGTCACTCTAGAAGAGAAGACAGATGGTAAGGCTGATTCCGATTCTTCGTCCTCTGAAGAGGAAAATGAGTCTGAGAGTCCACCAACTGAAAATCAGGCTCTTCGAGCTACAAGTAATCGACCCCATCTCAGTGAGGCTGAACGGGCCCGACGCCGCGAAGGCCACTTGTGCCTCTACTGTGGCCATCCTGGTCATTTTGCCAGAGACTGCCCTGTCAAGCCTCATCGTGCCCAGCAGGCGGGAAACATGGAGGCCCGGCGGTAA